The genomic interval GAGAGTGCCTGCAGGAAAAACTTCAGCCGGCTCAGAATCGAGCCGTCAAGACTCATCTTCTGCGGGATAAAAGGACTATCAGCACCAGCCCCAGCAGACTGAGACTCAATGCCACCGCCTGATTACCCCAGAAATTGGCAGCATCCTCATAATATCGGACAAAATCAATCCCGAACCGGAAAAGGGAATAAAGCAGCAGAATTATACCGAAAAGCACACCGGGTTTTAGTTTTCTCCGTTCCAGCAGGAGCGCAACGCCAAAAAGCACAAATCCGGCTAATGAGGAGTAAAGCTGGGTTGGATGAATTGTCTGATTGGGAAACTGGGCACCCGCGGCTGAACCGGCAGGAAAAACCATCCCCAGCGGGCAGGTGGTCGGCTTGCCAAAACAGCAGCCGTTAAGAAAACAGCCGATTCTGGTAAATCCTTCCCCCAGCACCAGTGCCGGTGCCACCGCATCCAGCATTTTCAACAGAGGCAGACGATTCAGCCAGACAAAGACCAGCCCGGCGATAAATGCGCCTAAAAAACCGCCATAAAACATCAGTCCGGAAAGACCCGGCGGGTTACCCCAGAACCGGATTATCCCCACCAGGTCATTTCGGAACTCATCCCAGTGAAAGGCAACATAAAACAGTCTTGACCCCAGAACAACTGCCAGCAAAACCCAGAGCGCCAGATCGGTAATCCTCTTCGGCTCCACCCCGAACCGCTGGGCCCGGCGTTCAACAATCATGATCCCCAGCACAAACGAGATAAAAAGCATCACTCCATAGGAGTAGAGCTGAAAATTGCCGATTCTGATCAGTACCGGCAGCATCAGGCTATTCTACTTTCAGCCGTCAACCAGTCAAGCAGAAATTCAGAACCCCGCCCCGGGGAAGGGAGCAGGGGTAAAGGTCAGAGCAAAAACCGTCAGTGCCACCAGCGCCAGAATGATATCGGTCCGGTTGAGGGGTGTAATATTATCCAGCGGGGGCGGATGTTTCAGACCTAAAATTGTCGCCAGAAATGCCCAGAAGGGCCAGCCGAGCCAGAAAATCCCGAGCAGTAACAGCGCACCAATAATAATAAAGGAAAACAGACGGTAGCGCCGGCCTAAAATCGCATAGGCGATATGTCCACCATCCAGCTGGCCAACCGGCAGCAGATTGAGTGCGGTCACAAACATGCCGAGCCAGCCGGCAAAGGCAAGCGGATGGAGAACCACATCAAAACCCGGTCCGGGCAGACGGTGAAACAGCCGGGAAATCAGCTCGAAAATCAGCGGTGAGCCCAGACGGAGCAGCGGGGCATTCTCCGGGACCGGCTGAACCCGGGACAGTGCCAGCCCGACTACCGAAACCGGAATCGCCACCAGAAACCCGGTCAGCGGTCCCGCAATCCCGACCCGCACCAGTGCACTGCGCGAAGGCACGGGCGAACGGATACGGATAAAGGCACCCATTGTACCGGTCATCGGATGCGGCACGGGCAGAAAATAGGGTGGCGTGGCATCAACCCCATAAGCCCGGGCGGTCAGATAATGTGCCAGTTCATGACTGCCTAAAATCAGAATGATTCCCAAGGAAAAGGGAATGCCACTTAAAAGATTCAGCGGACCGGCAAAAGGATTTCTCCCCGCATGCAGGGCGCCCACAATCAGAGTTGTAAATATGGTCAGAAGCAGCAAAAGAATATTAACCCACAGCCGGACCGGCCGGTTTTGGGGCAGATAGCCGTAACTGACGACATGTCCATCACCCTCCTTTTCGAAAAATGCCACCGCACCGTTGCGGGCAAACACCTGCTTCAGATTCTCAATATTCTCGTTAACCGGTTCAAAAATTCTGCCCCGGATTCTGTTACCCTGAATCGACTCGATCGCCATAAACCTGGCAAGGGCGTAAAAGTCCACCGGTCCCTCATTCACATTTTCATTCATATCCATATATCCGACCTTTCCTGAAGGCTAACAGATTCGGGGCAGTTGCTCACCTTCCAGCATCAGCAGCCGGCGCAGTGAACCCAGGCGGGTTTTAAGCCAAACTCCGGCAGGAGCCTTTGCCACCTCACCGATAACCCGGGCATTTCTTCCTTCAGGAAAACTGCGCATCACCTTCAAGATCGCCTCTGCCTGCTGCCGGGCGGAGATGATCACCACCTTGCCCTCGTTTGCCATATAAAGCGGATCCAGTCCCAGAAGTTCCGCCACTCCCCTGACCGCCATTGACACCGGCACCGCCTGTTCATCCACGATCAGCCCCAGACCGCACATTTCCGCAAACTCATTCAGGGTTGTTGCCAGCCCGCCCCGAGTCGGGTCACGCATCACCCTGACCCCGCCCCACTCCAGCACCGCCATAATCAGCCGGTTCAGGGGTGCGCAGTCACTCTTCAAATCCGCCTTCAACCGGTAAGTTCCCCTTGCCAGCGCTACCGTTGCCTCGTGGCTGCCGATCTCACCATTAATCAGAATCACATCTCCGGGCCTGATCCGCTCCGCGCCCAGTTTTACCCCAAGCCTCCTGCCCACACCAGAAGCATTGAGATAAACACCCTCCTCGACCTGCTGGGTGTCACGCTCAATAACCTTTGTATCCCCGGTAACAATTTTAACCCCTGCTTTCCTAGCTGTTTGCGAGATTGATTTACAAATTTTCTCAACTGTCGCCATCCTTACACCTTCCCTTAGAATAAAGCCGATCGCTATAAACTCCGGTTGTGCTCCACATACCGCCAGGTCATTCACCGTGCCGGCAACCGCCAGTTTTCCGATATCTCCGCCCGGGAAAAAAAGCGGTTGCACAACATATGAGTCGGTGGTAAAACAGATCTGATTACTGTGCAGTCTGAGCGCAGCCGCATCCTCCAGCCGGTTGAGCACCGGATTACCGAAATACCTCAGAAACAGCTCCTGAATCAGCCGGTGCATCTTTCTCCCCCCCGCACCGTGCGCCAGCACAATCTGTTCCGATTCTTCCTTACCCGGAAATGCTCCGGGATAGACCGCAATCTTACCCGCTGCTTCTTTTTTACCTTTCATACCGGTAATAGGCAGCACATGCCCCTTCTGAAGAAACCATGCACGGACCCTTGGGTGTCTCCGGTGTGCACACCCGGCCGAAAAGCCGGCACTCTGATGGTATCATCAGTCCCAGGAGCACCTCACCACACCGGCAACCGGATGCCGGTCTGCTCGACCGGGCTGAACGGAGTCCAAACCGGACCCGGGCATCAAACTTTTGCCAGTCGGGTTTCAGCTTCAAGCCCGAATTTCTGATCCTTCCGATCCCCCGCCACTCGGCATCGGTAACTTCAAAAATATCGTTTATCAGCTGCTGGGCAACCCGGTTTCCCTCGGGTCTGACACTCCGCCGGTACTGAATTGCCAGACCGGGACCGTGTTCCAGCTGTTCCAGCAGCAGAAGGATTCCCTCAAGAATATCTGCCGGCTCAAAACCGGTAATACAGCACGGCAGACCGAATCGCTCCACCAGAAACTCATAAGGCTGGGAGCCGATTATGGTCGATACATGACCCGGAAGGATGAAACCGTCAATCTTCATCTTTTTTGCCGAGGCGATGAACTCCAGCGCCGGTGGGATCAGCTTGAACATCGTCAGAACCGAAAAATTCTCCACCCTGCGCTCCGCTGCCGCCAGCACCGTTGCCGCCACGGTGGGAGCGGTCGTTTCGAACCCCACCCCCAGGAATACAAACTCCTTTTCCGGCTCCGCCATTGCCATCTTTAACCCGTCCTGAGGTGAATAAACCACGCGGATGTCCGCACCCTCTGCCTTCGCCTCTGCCAGTGAACCGAGCGACCCCGGCACCCGGATCATATCGCCGAATGTAACCAATGCCAGCCCCTGGCGTTCTGCCAGCTGGCGCGCGGTATCAATTTCCGCATCCGTGGTCACACACACCGGACAGCCCGGACCGGAGAGCAGTTTCAGCCGGGGATCAACCGCCCGCCGGATACCGGAGGCGGAAATTGCCATCGTATGTGTCCCGCACACCTCCATCAGCCTGATCCCATCTCGCTCCTGACACAACCTGGTAACCTGCTCATTCACCAGTATCAGCAGCCGCTGATCACTGTCTGGGGTCACTTTCATTACCTTATTATAAACAACACCGGACCGCAATCAAAACTGGCGTCGCCGAGCAGGACCTCCGTGGTAGTGACAGATAATCCGGTGCTGCCGCTACCCCTGCCGGCAGATGAAGCAAATTCCATAACTGACATTTTTACAGACAGTTGCCCGCCAGAGCCTGAATCAAGGAAAGTCAAGGGGGGCTAGCCCCCGGCTACCCTGACAGCAGTTCTCCTGCCTCACCGGAAGCCAGCCGGACAGACACTGACCGCCATCGCTCCTCCCGGTGTTACAGTCAGCAAACCCGGACCACCTCACCTGCCTGACAGGACCAGAGCACTCCTGTTCACCTGCACTGCCAATTTCCCGCCGGCTTACCGCTCAGCGGTTAGCAATCTCATTCCTGCAACTCCAGTCATCCTTGACCCGACGCCGGCTGAGAATATATTGAAGAAAGAACAGGAGGCGGAATGGAGTTCAGATATCTGCTTGTGGAGGAAAAGCCGCCGGTGTGCTGGGTCAGATTCAACCGGCCGCCGGTGAACGCCCTCAATACCGAAATGGTCCTGGAAATTGAGCAGCTGTTCGATGAACTGGCAAAAAAACCTGAAATCCTGGTGATCATACTGACTGGGCAGGGCAAGGTGTTCATTGCCGGTGCCGACATCGCTGAGATGTCCGGCTTCTCAGCGCTGGCGGCACGGCGGTTCGCCCAGCAGGGCCACCGGTGTCTTGACAAGATCGCCCGGATTGAAAAGGTGGTGATCGCCGCAATCAACGGATTTGCCCTCGGGGGTGGCTGTGAACTGGCACTCGCCTGTGATCTCAGAATTATGGTTGAAGGCGCAAAGATCGGACAGCCGGAGGTAAACCTCGGACTGATCCCCGGTTTTGGCGGCACTCAGCGGCTGGCACGGCTGGTCGGTCCCGGAATCGCCAAAGAGCTGATATTCAGCGGTGAGCCGGTTGATGCAGCTGAAGCGTGGCGGATCGGTCTGGTGAACCGGGTGGTGAAACCGGAGGAGCTGCTATCAGTGGCAGCGGAAGTTGCGGAGCGGATTGCCAGCCGGGGCCCGGCAGCAGTCCGGCTTGCCAAAGCCTGTATCAATCACGGGCTGGATACTGACCTGCAGACCGGCTGTGCCTATGAGATTGAGGCGTTCGGAGTCTGTTTTGCCAGCGGTGAGCCGGCAGAGGGCACCCGGGCATTTTTAGAGAAACGGAATCCGGACTGGAAAAAAGGAAAGGAGTGAGCAAATGACCATCGGTCTGGCAAAGGAAACCTATATCATTGGTGCTGCCCGCACCCCGATCGGCAGATTTCTGGGCGGACTGGCAGCGCTGCGCGCGCCGGAGCTGGGCGCGGTTGCAATCCGGGCGGCGATTGAACGGGCTGAGGTGAAGCCCGCTGAAATTGACGGCGTAATCATGGGCAATGTCTGCCCGGCCGGAATCGGCCAGGCACCGGCGCGTCAGGCAGCGGTGATCAGCGGTGTGCCGGTAGAGGTACCGGCGCTGACGGTAAACAAGGTGTGTGGGTCAGGAATGATTGCTGTGGCGCTTGCCTGTCAGCAGATCAAAGCCGGGGATGCCCGAATCATCGTTGCCGGCGGACAGGAATCGATGTCCAATGTGCCTTATTATCTGAAAACCCTGCGTCAGGGTAACAAGATGGGCCATGCCCAGCTCCAGGACGGTATGATTTATGACGGAATCTGGGACTATTTCGGTGATGTCCATATGGGCGAGCTGGCAGACTTTACCGCCAGAAACTCCAGTATCTCCCGGGAGGCACAGGACCGCTGGGCACTCCGCTCCCACCAGAATGCGGTAGCGGCGATCCGGGAGGGCAGGTTCAAGGCTGAAATCATTCCGGTTTCGATCCCGCAGAAAAAGGGGGAACCGGTGGTGATTGACACCGATGAGGGACCGCGTGCCGACACTACCCTGGAGAAACTTGCCGGGCTGAAACCGGTGTTCAGCAGGGATGGCACGGTAACTGCAGGTAACGCCTCTTCAATTAATGATGGTGCCGCGGCGCTGGTGATCGCCAGCGGTGATTTTGTCAAGAACCGGGGGCTGAAGCGGGTAGCCCGGATCGTCGCCTATGCCACCGGCAGTGTTGAACCGAAAATGCTGTTCTATGCACCGGTCAAGGCGGTGAGGAAACTGCTGGAGATTCAGGGCGTGGAGCTGGATTACTTTGATCTGATTGAAGTCAACGAGGCGTTTGCCGCCCAGGTCCTGGCTGATGCTCAGGAGCTGGGGCTGGACGAAAGCCGGGTGAATGTCAATGGCGGGGCAATTGCCCTGGGACATCCGATCGGCTGTTCCGGTGCCCGGATACTGGTAACACTGATTTATGCCCTCAAGCACCGCGGGCTGAGGCGCGGACTGGCAGCGATCTGCCTCGGCGGTGGTGAGGCGGTGGCAATGAGCCTTGAGCTGGTCTGAAGGGGTTGACGGCAGTTGCAGTTTGAAACCGGAAACGCGGAATCGACGATTCTGCTCGGCGAACGGCTGGCACAGTTGCTGAAGCCGGGTGCGGTGGTCGCCCTCTATGGCGAGCTGGGCAGTGGCAAGACCACGCTGATCAAGGGTATTGCCCGGGGTCTGGGGGTAAGGGAACCGGTCCGCAGTCCTTCTTTTGTGATCATTACCGAATATGCCGGCCGGATCCCGGTCTATCACATTGATCTTTACCGGTTGAATAGTACGGAAGAGGCGTCTGCGGTCGGACTCGAATCCTATCTGTGCTCAGACGGAATCTGTCTCATTGAATGGGCAGAACGAGCGGAGCCGCTCCTGCCCGCGGCTACAATCCGCATCCGGCTGGAGGTCGTTGCCGGCGGACGCCGGATTGAGATTGCAGGATTAGCCCCGGAACTGGTGCAAGAACTGAAGCAGTTCGGATAATCCGCCGTTCAGCGTCAGACTCTTTTCCGGCAGGGTCAGTGTGATTCTGCCCGCCTCCATGCTGACCGCCAGCACCTGTTTCTGACGACACAAGAGCCGGACCTGCGCCACCTGCAGAAGATTTTCCACCGGGGAGGGATATTTTCCAAACCGGTCCAGGAGTTCCGCCTTCAGGTCCGCCAGTTCCGCCAATGTCTCCAGACTCAGCAGTCGCTTGTAGAGTGCCAGCCGCTGGAGTCCGTCCGGAATATAACTTTCCGGAATATAGGCGGTAACATCAAGTTTGAGCCGGGGCTCAACCGGCAGCGTTTCGCCCTGCAGTCGGGCAAGCGCCGCGTTCAGCAGACGCTGATAAAGGTTGAGCCCGATCCGGACAACATGGCCATGCTGTTCGGTGCCGAGCAGATTGCCGACACCCCTGATTTCCAGATCCCGCATTGCCAGCCGGTAACCCGCACCGGGCTCGGAATAGGCAAGCAGTGCTCCCAGGCGCTGACGCGCTGACGGTGTCAGATCCTGCCGGGAGGAAACCAGGAACAGCGCATATGCCTGTTCGGTTGATCTGCCCACCCTACCCCGGAGCTGATGGAGATCAGCCAGCCCGAACCGCTCTGCCCGGTTGACAATCAGTGTATTGACATTGGGCAGGTCAAGACCGGACTCGATGATGGCGGTAGAAAGCAGGAGCGGAAACTTTCCCCCAGCAAAATCAAGATAGATGTCCGCCAGTTTCCGGCTGGTCATTCTGCCGTGCGCCACCCGGAGCTGGACCTCAGGCAGGATGCACCGGAGCCGTTTCTCAATCTGACCCAGGGTCTCAATCTCGTTGTGGACGAAGAAAATCTGCCCCTGACGGTTAAGCTCCCGGTAAACATAAATCCGGATCAGTTCATCATCCCATTCAGCAATTTCGGTCCGGACTTCCCTTCTGCCCGGCGGCGGTGTGTGGATCGGTGAGATGTCAATCAGCCGGGAGAGCGCCATATAGAGGGTGCGGGGAATGGGCGTAGCACTCAGGGCCAGGACATTCACATCCGCCCGGAGCTGACGCAGCCTTTCCTTCTGGCGCACCCCGAAACGGTGTTCTTCGTCGACGATCAGCAGCCCGAGGTTTTTGAACTGAATGCCCGGGGCGAGGAGTTGATGGGTGCCGATGACAATGTCCACCAGACCCAGTTTCAACCCCCGGATAATCTCCTCCTGCCGGGAGCGGGGGGTAAAGCGGGAAAGCATTTCAATCCGCAGGGGGAAGCGCTCCAGCCGGGAGCGGAAGGTGCGCCAGTGCTGATAGCAGAGAACGGTCGTGGGAACGAGGAGTGCCACCTGCCGGCAGTTAATTGCCACCTGAAAGGCGGCGCGGAGTGCAATCTCCGTTTTGCCGAATCCGACATCGCCACAGACCAGCCGGTCCATCGGCTGACCGCGGGTTAAATCCTGCCGGATTGCCTCCAGCGCCTGCAGCTGATCCGGGGTCTCCTCATAGGGAAATGATGCCTCCAGTTCCGCAAGCAGTGCCGGATCCACCGGCAGTGGCTCACTCCGGACCATTAGCCGCCGTGCCCGGTTTTCCAGAAGCGCCTGCGCATATTCGGCGCTCGCCCTTTCCGCCCGTGCCTTTGCCCGAAGCCAGCCCGTGCCCCCAAGCCGGTCCAGTTGCGGTGGGGAATCATCGCTGCCGATATACCGGTCAATCAATCCCAGATTGTCCACCGGCACATAAACCCGCGCATTATCCTGATACTCGACTACCAGATAGTCCTTCTGTCCGCTCCCGCTATCCATCCGCCGGACCCCGGTAAATCTGCCGATCCCGTAATCAATGTGCACAACATAATCGCCCGGCTTTAAAGTCAAAAGATTGTCAACCGGAACACCACGGAACCGGCGCCGGTGCAGATGCCGGACCGGTGTTCCGTAGAGCTCGCGTTCGGTGAGTACCGTCCAGCGCTGACCTTCGCTGGTAAAGCCGCTGCTCAGTCCGCCGACGAGATAGTCCGGCCCCTCACCAAGAAGTTTTTCCAGCCGGTGCCGGTGATGTTCGGAGACCGCGATAATCGTCCAGTGCCGGTTGCCGGCGGTAATCTCCTGGCGCAAGAGCTGAAAATTTCCGCAATATACCGGCGCCGGCAGGTAGCCGAGATCAACTGCATCCGGCACCTGCCCGACCATCACCACCTGCGGCCGGACGGCGGTAACCCGTTCCCCGCCAATGAAAAGCACACCCGGAGGCAGAAGGATGACTGACGGCTGAAGGGTAAATGATTTTACCTGGCGGGCATTGAGCACCATCCGGTCCAGTTGCTGGCAGGAACGCTGAGTCAGGGGGTCAAAGGTGCGGATTGAGACCAGGGTATTGTCCGCCAGTTCCAGCCGGACCGGCAGCAGGGCATCATCCGGGAAGAGATCAATTATTCCGCCTCTTGACGCATACTCGCCCGGCTCGGTTACCATGTCCATCCGCTCAAAGCCGTGATCTTCCAGCCAGCCGATCAGCGTCTCAAAATTCAGCTCACTGCCACGCTCGAGTTGCCGTTGACAGTCCTGGAAATTCCATGCGGGCGCCGGTGCCTCCAGTGCCGGTTCGGAAGCAATCAGGAGTGCGGGACCATAAAGTGTCTGCAGCCGGCTGAGCACCGCCGGGTCATCGGGACGGAAATGAAGAACTGAAAGTTCCGGGAAAATCGCCCGGGCATCGGCGGTCAGAATTTCCGCGTCCGGCTCAGCGGGGACGATCAGAACCACCACCCGTTCGAGCCGCCGGGCAAAAAAGCCGGCAAGCAGTATCTGAACCGGGGGCGGGAGGTGGGTGATCCGCAGCGGCAAATCCGGTTTCAGGTGAACTATCAGATTGTCAAGGAGTGGATGTGTCCGAAAGCGCTGGAAAAGAACCTGCATAAAATTGAAGGGGGCATTGAAGCCCCCTTCCGTAATGACAGCGATTCTTACTTCTTCTTTTTCGCCGTCTTCTTGACGGTTTTCTTCGCGGTCTTTTTTGCAGTCCGCTTCATGCAGGCCATTCGTACCTCCTTTTTTGACCTGACAAGTAATAGTAAACTTGCACATTTGTCTGTCAAGTAAAATCGTATCATCTCAGCAATTTCCTGCTTGATTTTCCGGATGCTGAAATTTATAATCACAGAATGAACTTCATCGCGCTTGTCTGCTCGTGGCTGGTGCTTGCCGGGCAGTTACCGGATACGATTAACCGATCACCGATCACCGCGGATGAGCTGTGGCTCAAGCTGACGCTTTCCGGTTCGCGCCGGCGGCTCGCACTGGTGATCGCTGACTTTACCGTGCCGAAGGGGACCAAGCCGGATACCGCCCGGCTGATCCGCCAGATTCAGGAGGTATTCACCGCCGATTTGCGTTTTTCACTGTATTTTACATTTGAGGAGCCGGAGTCTGGAAAGGTGTATAACTTTTCCACCGATCCGAAGAAACCGGATCTTAAGGGCTGGGCAAGCACCGGCGCCCAGGTCCTCGTCTGTGGTGATTATCAACCCCGGCGGGGCAACCCCCAAGTGAACCTCCGGCTTTATGACCTTGCCAGCTCGCGGCTCATCGCCGGCAAGGCATACAGCCTGAAACCGGACTGGCGCTGGCTTGCCCATCAGATGGCGGACGAGGTGATCAAACTGCTCACCGGCGAGGAGGGCATCAGCTGTACCCGGATCGCATTCTCCCGGCTGGTCGCTTCAGGGAATAAGGAGCTGGCGGTGGTGGATTATGACGGCGCCAATCAGGAGATGCTGACCGGCTCGGGCGGACTGAAGCTTTTTCCGGACTGGAGCCCGGACGGCAGCCGGATCGCCTACTGCTCGTATGGCGCAAGTGCGCTGAACTGCTATCTGCTGGAGCTTGCCACGAAGAAGGTTTTTCTTTTGTCCGACCGCCGGGGACTAAACACGACACCGGCAATCTCCCCGGACGGGAAGACCGTTGCTCTGTCAATGTCGTTTGAAGGCAACTCGGAGATCTATCTGATGGACATCAATGGTAGAAATTTACGCCGTCTCACGACCCATCCGGGAATTGACATCTCCCCCACCTGGGCACCGAATGGCAGGCAGCTCGCATTTGTGTCCGATCGGACCGGCTCGCCTCAGATTTACATTGTGAATGTTGACGGCACTGATCTGCACCGGCTGACATTTTCCGGTTCGTATAACACCTCGCCGGTCTGGTCGCCAAAAGGAGATCTGATCGCCTTTGTTCAGCGCCAGCCTGATGGCTCCAATCAGATCTGTGTTACTAATATCCTCGGCGATACTTACCTCCAGCTGACCTGGCAGGGAAATAATGAGGAGCCG from candidate division WOR-3 bacterium carries:
- a CDS encoding enoyl-CoA hydratase-related protein, producing the protein MEFRYLLVEEKPPVCWVRFNRPPVNALNTEMVLEIEQLFDELAKKPEILVIILTGQGKVFIAGADIAEMSGFSALAARRFAQQGHRCLDKIARIEKVVIAAINGFALGGGCELALACDLRIMVEGAKIGQPEVNLGLIPGFGGTQRLARLVGPGIAKELIFSGEPVDAAEAWRIGLVNRVVKPEELLSVAAEVAERIASRGPAAVRLAKACINHGLDTDLQTGCAYEIEAFGVCFASGEPAEGTRAFLEKRNPDWKKGKE
- the mfd gene encoding transcription-repair coupling factor, whose translation is MPLRITHLPPPVQILLAGFFARRLERVVVLIVPAEPDAEILTADARAIFPELSVLHFRPDDPAVLSRLQTLYGPALLIASEPALEAPAPAWNFQDCQRQLERGSELNFETLIGWLEDHGFERMDMVTEPGEYASRGGIIDLFPDDALLPVRLELADNTLVSIRTFDPLTQRSCQQLDRMVLNARQVKSFTLQPSVILLPPGVLFIGGERVTAVRPQVVMVGQVPDAVDLGYLPAPVYCGNFQLLRQEITAGNRHWTIIAVSEHHRHRLEKLLGEGPDYLVGGLSSGFTSEGQRWTVLTERELYGTPVRHLHRRRFRGVPVDNLLTLKPGDYVVHIDYGIGRFTGVRRMDSGSGQKDYLVVEYQDNARVYVPVDNLGLIDRYIGSDDSPPQLDRLGGTGWLRAKARAERASAEYAQALLENRARRLMVRSEPLPVDPALLAELEASFPYEETPDQLQALEAIRQDLTRGQPMDRLVCGDVGFGKTEIALRAAFQVAINCRQVALLVPTTVLCYQHWRTFRSRLERFPLRIEMLSRFTPRSRQEEIIRGLKLGLVDIVIGTHQLLAPGIQFKNLGLLIVDEEHRFGVRQKERLRQLRADVNVLALSATPIPRTLYMALSRLIDISPIHTPPPGRREVRTEIAEWDDELIRIYVYRELNRQGQIFFVHNEIETLGQIEKRLRCILPEVQLRVAHGRMTSRKLADIYLDFAGGKFPLLLSTAIIESGLDLPNVNTLIVNRAERFGLADLHQLRGRVGRSTEQAYALFLVSSRQDLTPSARQRLGALLAYSEPGAGYRLAMRDLEIRGVGNLLGTEQHGHVVRIGLNLYQRLLNAALARLQGETLPVEPRLKLDVTAYIPESYIPDGLQRLALYKRLLSLETLAELADLKAELLDRFGKYPSPVENLLQVAQVRLLCRQKQVLAVSMEAGRITLTLPEKSLTLNGGLSELLQFLHQFRG
- the tolB gene encoding Tol-Pal system beta propeller repeat protein TolB, giving the protein MNFIALVCSWLVLAGQLPDTINRSPITADELWLKLTLSGSRRRLALVIADFTVPKGTKPDTARLIRQIQEVFTADLRFSLYFTFEEPESGKVYNFSTDPKKPDLKGWASTGAQVLVCGDYQPRRGNPQVNLRLYDLASSRLIAGKAYSLKPDWRWLAHQMADEVIKLLTGEEGISCTRIAFSRLVASGNKELAVVDYDGANQEMLTGSGGLKLFPDWSPDGSRIAYCSYGASALNCYLLELATKKVFLLSDRRGLNTTPAISPDGKTVALSMSFEGNSEIYLMDINGRNLRRLTTHPGIDISPTWAPNGRQLAFVSDRTGSPQIYIVNVDGTDLHRLTFSGSYNTSPVWSPKGDLIAFVQRQPDGSNQICVTNILGDTYLQLTWQGNNEEPCWSPDGLHLAFASNRTGSWEIWTMDWNGTNQRQVTRTGGAFSPTWSPRLKE
- a CDS encoding acetyl-CoA C-acetyltransferase, whose protein sequence is MTIGLAKETYIIGAARTPIGRFLGGLAALRAPELGAVAIRAAIERAEVKPAEIDGVIMGNVCPAGIGQAPARQAAVISGVPVEVPALTVNKVCGSGMIAVALACQQIKAGDARIIVAGGQESMSNVPYYLKTLRQGNKMGHAQLQDGMIYDGIWDYFGDVHMGELADFTARNSSISREAQDRWALRSHQNAVAAIREGRFKAEIIPVSIPQKKGEPVVIDTDEGPRADTTLEKLAGLKPVFSRDGTVTAGNASSINDGAAALVIASGDFVKNRGLKRVARIVAYATGSVEPKMLFYAPVKAVRKLLEIQGVELDYFDLIEVNEAFAAQVLADAQELGLDESRVNVNGGAIALGHPIGCSGARILVTLIYALKHRGLRRGLAAICLGGGEAVAMSLELV
- a CDS encoding site-2 protease family protein, which gives rise to MNENVNEGPVDFYALARFMAIESIQGNRIRGRIFEPVNENIENLKQVFARNGAVAFFEKEGDGHVVSYGYLPQNRPVRLWVNILLLLLTIFTTLIVGALHAGRNPFAGPLNLLSGIPFSLGIILILGSHELAHYLTARAYGVDATPPYFLPVPHPMTGTMGAFIRIRSPVPSRSALVRVGIAGPLTGFLVAIPVSVVGLALSRVQPVPENAPLLRLGSPLIFELISRLFHRLPGPGFDVVLHPLAFAGWLGMFVTALNLLPVGQLDGGHIAYAILGRRYRLFSFIIIGALLLLGIFWLGWPFWAFLATILGLKHPPPLDNITPLNRTDIILALVALTVFALTFTPAPFPGAGF
- the tsaE gene encoding tRNA (adenosine(37)-N6)-threonylcarbamoyltransferase complex ATPase subunit type 1 TsaE, giving the protein MQFETGNAESTILLGERLAQLLKPGAVVALYGELGSGKTTLIKGIARGLGVREPVRSPSFVIITEYAGRIPVYHIDLYRLNSTEEASAVGLESYLCSDGICLIEWAERAEPLLPAATIRIRLEVVAGGRRIEIAGLAPELVQELKQFG
- the hypD gene encoding hydrogenase formation protein HypD, which codes for MKVTPDSDQRLLILVNEQVTRLCQERDGIRLMEVCGTHTMAISASGIRRAVDPRLKLLSGPGCPVCVTTDAEIDTARQLAERQGLALVTFGDMIRVPGSLGSLAEAKAEGADIRVVYSPQDGLKMAMAEPEKEFVFLGVGFETTAPTVAATVLAAAERRVENFSVLTMFKLIPPALEFIASAKKMKIDGFILPGHVSTIIGSQPYEFLVERFGLPCCITGFEPADILEGILLLLEQLEHGPGLAIQYRRSVRPEGNRVAQQLINDIFEVTDAEWRGIGRIRNSGLKLKPDWQKFDARVRFGLRSARSSRPASGCRCGEVLLGLMIPSECRLFGRVCTPETPKGPCMVSSEGACAAYYRYER
- the lgt gene encoding prolipoprotein diacylglyceryl transferase — encoded protein: MLPVLIRIGNFQLYSYGVMLFISFVLGIMIVERRAQRFGVEPKRITDLALWVLLAVVLGSRLFYVAFHWDEFRNDLVGIIRFWGNPPGLSGLMFYGGFLGAFIAGLVFVWLNRLPLLKMLDAVAPALVLGEGFTRIGCFLNGCCFGKPTTCPLGMVFPAGSAAGAQFPNQTIHPTQLYSSLAGFVLFGVALLLERRKLKPGVLFGIILLLYSLFRFGIDFVRYYEDAANFWGNQAVALSLSLLGLVLIVLLSRRR
- the hypE gene encoding hydrogenase expression/formation protein HypE → MKGKKEAAGKIAVYPGAFPGKEESEQIVLAHGAGGRKMHRLIQELFLRYFGNPVLNRLEDAAALRLHSNQICFTTDSYVVQPLFFPGGDIGKLAVAGTVNDLAVCGAQPEFIAIGFILREGVRMATVEKICKSISQTARKAGVKIVTGDTKVIERDTQQVEEGVYLNASGVGRRLGVKLGAERIRPGDVILINGEIGSHEATVALARGTYRLKADLKSDCAPLNRLIMAVLEWGGVRVMRDPTRGGLATTLNEFAEMCGLGLIVDEQAVPVSMAVRGVAELLGLDPLYMANEGKVVIISARQQAEAILKVMRSFPEGRNARVIGEVAKAPAGVWLKTRLGSLRRLLMLEGEQLPRIC